AATAGGGATCTTTTTTTGTACATGATCTGTTGAAATAGTGACCAACACGAGGCCACATCAGCTCCTCATTACAAAGGTGAAGCAATTTGGTGGATCCTCCTCCTTCACCAAGAGGTCCCAATGGACGGTGGAGCAACTCCGACAGGTCAACGGCATCAACCCCAACAAGGTCAGCAGCACTCAATCATCCTCTTCCTACCGGAAGTGGTCTATCATCATATCTGTATAGTAGGTTTAACAAAGCTTCAGCAAAATCCTGCAGATATAGGTCAGAAGCTTCAGTgcatgttcacatcaaacatcagaatgaaaaaacaactatctcagtgactttgactgtgacatGAGTGTTGGTTTGAGTATTTGTGAAaatgctgatctcctgggattttcaccctagagtttaactcagaatggagccagaaacaaaaaccatccagcGAAGCAGCAGCTCGTAAGACAGAAACActttgttgatgagagaggtcagaggtcaggggtcagacTGTGCAGAgtagaaaagcatctcagaatgaacaacacgtcCAAATTTGGGCTACAACAGTAGAGACAACATCAGGTTTCAGTCCTGTCCTGGATGCAGTAGAACACATTTGGGATACAGTAGAACAGGAGATTTACAGCATGAATGATGTGAAGAATCATGTCAACCTGGAGAAGCATctcaaaggaaagtttccaacagCTTCTGGAATCCATGAGTTCAAAGGGAGGAACAACCTTGTGTTAGTGTGGGGTTCCTGATAAAGTGCTTAGTGAGTGTACACTTTGTTCTCCTGTACCCTGCTCTTCCAGGACAGCCCAGAGTTTGACCTGGTGTTTGACAATACCGTGGACCAGTGGGTGGCCAGCTCATCAGCAGAGAAGTGTATCTTTGTCCAGATCCTGTACCACGCTTGCCAGACCTACTGGGAGGGGAAAGCAGGGAGTCTGGGAAAGGCTGGGAAGCTGGGCAAGTTGGGCCACCAGAGGAGAGTGAGTCAAGTCACTCACCTTGAGATCGGAGCTGGTCCCAGTGGCTCTTCACCAGGCATTGCATCCAGAACTCTGCAGGCCCGACGGAAGAGCTATGTTCCTCCCAAACAGACAGAGTTCATCAACTGCCAGTCCAAACTCACCGGAGGTAGTGCCACATGATCACTGAAGTTTATGATACATACTTAATTCATATGTGAACAATCCCATTTATAATGTGACGTCCTTGTTCTTTCAGATGCCTGCACTATGAATCTGGTCATCTACCGCTGCAAAGCTTTCTTGAATCGTGTGAAGAATATGATGGCTGCAAACCAAAGTCGATCACCAGGT
This genomic stretch from Toxotes jaculatrix isolate fToxJac2 chromosome 19, fToxJac2.pri, whole genome shotgun sequence harbors:
- the stxbp6l gene encoding syntaxin binding protein 6 (amisyn), like, with protein sequence MNIQSAINKEVFIPRDERLLVAVQVQRRKRKRMSFLPTGAKGDYATFICVSVTNTRPHQLLITKVKQFGGSSSFTKRSQWTVEQLRQVNGINPNKDSPEFDLVFDNTVDQWVASSSAEKCIFVQILYHACQTYWEGKAGSLGKAGKLGKLGHQRRVSQVTHLEIGAGPSGSSPGIASRTLQARRKSYVPPKQTEFINCQSKLTGDACTMNLVIYRCKAFLNRVKNMMAANQSRSPGRGQPGQRVAGSIMGNVVQRMNVALGERGDRLTRAEDKTVELMHKAQQFADTAHKLALKYSK